A single region of the Vicia villosa cultivar HV-30 ecotype Madison, WI linkage group LG4, Vvil1.0, whole genome shotgun sequence genome encodes:
- the LOC131594516 gene encoding uncharacterized protein LOC131594516, whose translation MSFMKGNLLSRTRKLVKGLAKAEPVWLKAMEQAPPATFPRPEGKIPTITLPEDVYVKRFYKKYPESKYHDPIKFNAIDPPPSRLFALRVLELKEQGIIEEEAMEVADMEYLAEKKAKKKAYARLKQIARLQGKRLPPNPYPCPIKEIQAEERKYVRDRFFNPKILEIVKQKKEESMQRFGRGDW comes from the exons ATGTCGTTTATGAAAGGAAATTTGCTTTCTCGAACGAGAAAGCTCGTCAAGGGGTTAGCCAAGGCTGAACCTGTGTGGCTCAAAGCCATGGAACA GGCACCGCCAGCAACGTTTCCGCGACCTGAGGGGAAAATTCCGACCATCACGCTTCCTGAAGATGTTTATGTAAagagattttataaaaaatatccaGAATCTAAATACCATGATCCCATCAA GTTTAATGCTATCGATCCCCCTCCATCTCGTTTATTCGCCTTAAGGGTTCTTGAGTTGAAAGAGCAAGGCATTATTGAGGAAGAAGCAATGGAAGTAGCAGAT ATGGAATATCTAGCAGAGAAAAAGGCAAAGAAGAAAGCATATGCTCGCCTGAAGCAAATTGCGCGCCTCCAAGGAAAGAGACTACCTCCAAACCCATATCCTTGTCCTATCAAGGAGATCCAAGCTGAGGAGAGGAAATACGTCCGCGATCGATTCTTCAATCCCAAGATACTTGAAATTGTgaaacaaaagaaagaggaatccaTGCAGAGATTCGGAAGAGGCGATTGGTGA